A single region of the Vicia villosa cultivar HV-30 ecotype Madison, WI linkage group LG4, Vvil1.0, whole genome shotgun sequence genome encodes:
- the LOC131600422 gene encoding BURP domain protein RD22-like, whose product MEFPHLSIFIALSLTLVVSTNAVLPPQLYWKSKLPTTQMPKAITDLLNPTDWTEEKGTSVAVGKGGVNVDAAKPKPGGTAVNVGKGGVHVNTGKGKPSGGTAVNVGKGGVNVNTGKGRGKPVHVSVGKRSPFLYNYAATATQLNDKPNVALFFLEKSLHYGTKLNLQFTKTTSNNEAKFLTKEVSDSIPFSSNQVESILNKFSIKKGSEEAETVKNTISECEENSIRGEEKLCVKSLESMVDFTTSKLGNNVEAVSTEVKKESSELQQYVIAKGVKRLGEKNQAVVCHKENYPYAVFYCHKTDTTKVYSVPLEGVDGNRVNAIAVCHTDTSQWNPKHLAFQVLNVQPGTVPVCHFLPQDHVVWVSK is encoded by the exons ATGGAGTTTCCTCATTTGTCCATCTTTATAGCACTCAGT CTTACACTTGTTGTATCAACCAATGCTGTATTACCTCCTCAATTGTACTGGAAGTCCAAACTTCCCACTACTCAAATGCCAAAAGCCATCACAGATCTCCTCAACCCAACTg ATTGGACAGAAGAGAAAGGCACATCAGTAGCTGTAGGAAAAGGTGGTGTCAATGTTGATGCAGCAAAACCAAAACCAGGAGGTACCGCGGTTAACGTAGGGAAAGGTGGAGTCCATGTTAATACAGGAAAAGGAAAACCTTCAGGTGGAACAGCGGTTAACGTTGGAAAAGGTGGTGTCAATGTTAACACGGGAAAAGGAAGAGGAAAACCAGTTCATGTTTCAGTTGGAAAACGTTCTCCATTTTTATACAATTATGCTGCAACAGCAACACAGTTAAATGATAAACCAAATGTAGCACTTTTCTTCTTAGAAAAGAGTTTGCACTATGGAACAAAGTTGAACTTGCAATTCACGAAAACAACCTCAAACAACGAAGCAAAGTTCTTAACTAAAGAAGTATCTGATTCCATCCCCTTTTCATCAAACCAAGTGGAAAGCATCCTTAATAAGTTCTCCATCAAGAAAGGCTCAGAGGAAGCTGAAACTGTGAAGAACACGATAAGCGAGTGCGAAGAAAACAGCATCAGAGGAGAAGAAAAGCTTTGTGTAAAATCATTGGAATCTATGGTTGATTTCACTACTTCGAAACTTGGAAACAATGTTGAAGCTGTTTCAACAGAAGTGAAAAAAGAAAGTAGTGAGTTACAGCAATATGTAATAGCTAAAGGAGTGAAGAGATTGGGAGAGAAGAACCAAGCTGTTGTGTGCCACAAAGAGAATTATCCATATGCAGTTTTTTACTGTCATAAAACAGACACAACAAAAGTTTATTCAGTGCCATTGGAAGGTGTTGATGGAAATAGAGTTAATGCTATTGCTGTTTGTCACACTGATACCTCACAGTGGAATCCTAAACATTTGGCATTTCAAGTGCTTAATGTTCAACCTGGAACTGTTCCTGTTTGTCACTTCCTTCCACAGGATCATGTTGTTTGGGTTTCCAAGTGA